One stretch of Phocoena phocoena chromosome 10, mPhoPho1.1, whole genome shotgun sequence DNA includes these proteins:
- the RPL32 gene encoding large ribosomal subunit protein eL32: protein MAALRPLVKPKIVKKRTKKFIRHQSDRYVKIKRNWRKPRGIDNRVRRRFKGQILMPNIGYGSNKKTKHMLPSGFRKFLVHNVKELEVLLMCNKSYCAEIAHNVSSKNRKAIVERAARLAIRVTNPNARLRSEENE from the exons ATGGCTGCCCTCAGACCCCTCGTGAAGCCCAAGATCGTCAAAAAGAGGACCAAGAAGTTCATCCGGCACCAGTCAGACCGATATGTCAAAATTAAG CGGAACTGGCGGAAACCCAGAGGCATTGACAACAGGGTGCGCAGGAGATTCAAGGGCCAGATCTTGATGCCCAACATCGGTTACGGGagcaacaagaaaacaaagcacaTGCTGCCCAGCGGCTTCCGGAAGTTCCTGGTCCACAACGTCAAGGAGCTTGAAGTGCTGCTGATGTGCAACAA GTCTTACTGTGCTGAGATCGCGCACAACGTCTCCTCCAAGAACCGCAAAGCCATTGTGGAGAGAGCAGCCCGGCTGGCCATCAGAGTCACCAATCCCAACGCCAGGCTGCGcagtgaagaaaatgaataa